In Lycium ferocissimum isolate CSIRO_LF1 chromosome 7, AGI_CSIRO_Lferr_CH_V1, whole genome shotgun sequence, the sequence CTTCTGCCATTTCCTTATAGCCCCAGCCGACTTTTCACCGTGGAAAATTTGTCCTTGCTTTCCAATTGCTTGAAGGTGCTACTgaacttcttcattttctttccttGAAACGGTTTGTTCATATTTTGATCTGTTGACTTTATGGATGTACAGGAATCCCACTTCTGCCAGCCACGAACTCATAGTATATGGTATTCGttggtaaatattcttttaCCTGAAAATGTTCTACAAGATATTGATCCCTCAGTAGCTTTAAGTTCCgtaaaaaaacacaaaaaagcCCGCAAGGGCAACTCAGCAGAAGAAGATATTGAGAAAAATCTTAAAAACTTTTGTGAAGTTATCATTGAAGGATCACTTCTTCCATCATCTCATAATTGCAAGAATTTGGCATTCAATGTTCTGCTGCTTCTCCTTCCAAAACTGCCTGCGTCGTGCATCTACAACGTGCTGTCTTACAAAGTTGTACAGTGCTTAAAGGATGTACTTTCTGCGAAAGACACTAATCTATTCAAAGCCGGTCAACACTTTTTAAGAGAATTTTCTGAGTGGGTCAAGCATGATGATGTTAGAAGAGTGGCAGTTATTATGGCTTTACAGAAACATAGTAATGGGAAGTTTGATTGCGTTACCAGGTCAAAAACAGTAAAAGAGTTGATGTCTGAGTTTAAAACTGAGTCTGGATGCATGCTTCTCATTCAGAACTTAGTTGACATGTTCCTGGACGAAACTCATGCTTCGGAGGAGCCTTCAGATCAGAGTCAAACTACAGATGACAACTCAGAAATTGGTTCCTTAGAAGATAAGGACTCTATTGGAGCATTAGGAACGCCAGATTTTTTGAAAGCCTGGGTTATAGAGTCACTTCCCAATTGCTTGAAGCATCTAACTCTGGATACAAACGCAAGGTTCAGGGTCCAAAGAGAAATTCTAAAATTTTTGGCAGTTCAGGGTTTAttttcttcaactcttggaacTGAGGTGACATCTTTTgaattggaagaaaaatttAGGTGGCCAAAGTCTGCCATTTCAAGTGCTCTTTGTAGGACGTGCATTGAGCAGCTACAGTTACTCCTATCAAATGCTCAAAAAGGTGAAGGACCTCAAGTTGTGGCAAGTGGTCTTGAAGCTAATGATCTTGGAGCTTATTTCATGCGATTCCTTACCACATTGCGAAACATTCCTTCTGTTTCGCTGTTTAGGTCCTTGagcgatgatgatgaagaagcaATCAAAAAATTGCAGTCTATGGAGTCTCAGCTCTCAAGACAGGTGAAATTTTGTGTCGCTTCATTTTGTAACATCCTAGTAATGTTGCTGACCTCAACACTAGTCCAAGTTTTTTGTGTCTCTGTGAAACCAAAGTCCCTGGCTTTAGGCCTTATAATTCTCCTTTATTGTTTGATAAGACCGTACTCCTGCTTTTGTTTCAGGAGTCTCAGTAAGCTCTTAGCTGAAACAGTCATATCCTGTTATTATCCATCTTATATTAGTTATTGCCATCAATAACTTGTATTCTCTTTGTGCCATATTTACCAGTATTCACCGTGTACAGGAAAGTGAAAACTTATTAATTTCTTCTGTGAGAGAGTTagattgttaattttttttctctggCCTTATTCTTTTCTCCAAACAATGGCAGGAGAGAAACTTAGGTCCAAGTATTGAAAACAATAAGTTTCATTCCATGAGGTACCTTCTGATACAATTGTTGCTTCAAGTCCTACTTCGGCCTCAAGAATTTTCTGAAGCCGCGTCTGAATTGGTTATTTGCTGTACAAAAGCTTTTCAATCTTCTGATCTTGCTTCCACCGAAGAAGATGAAACAGATGGAGATGACGCACCTGAATGCATGGATGTTCTAGTGGACACCATGCTTTCGTTGCTGCCACAGTCATCAGCTCCGATGCGGACCGCTATTGAGCAGGTAAACTACAGAAAAAAAAAGCTTAACATCCCGTCAGTTCTTTTGGCGATTTAATACCCCCCCAAAACCCTACCTGATGACGTGCTAATCATTATATCTAATGCTTGTTGCACCTGAATTGTTTTGACCGAATTGATAAGGGAAAAACTTAAATAGAGGATGATTTTTTCACTTATATGGATGTTTTATCTTAGAACACCGAGTTACAACTACTTCTCAATCTCAAGATATTTGGGGTAGGCTATATGGATTTTCACTATTCATTTTGCTCCATTTAGACCATCTTAATCTTTTTTCAGCACTAGAAGTTATCTACATTTTCTGCTGGCAAACAAACCTCTGAGAAAAACTAGACTCCTAGTGAACAGTGGATTTAAAGCAAGCGCACCAACATGACTATACTTTAATCCCAACTAATTGGTATTACCAATGTGGATTATTTAATTGGTTTGGTTCGCTTTTCAGTTTGATTGGTTTTTCACCGAATCGGAACACCCCTAGGTAGAGCAATGTTCTTCCTCAGAAAAAAATTCATGATGATACTAGATAGTTTCTCATGCTGGATAGTTGGGTACCTGTTACCTCCCGCTATCACAGGTACCGGGTAACTCCGTCCACCAAGGCTTGGACAAAGGGCAAGAATCATCTGAGTGTTTTTGACTCTGCTGGGATTTGAATCTGAGATCTTatggttctcaacccacttcattgactaCTAGGCCATAGTTTTGGGTGCATGTTTATGCTATTTATATCTATGTTTCTCTTTTTGTATTATGGAGAGCGAGGAAACCTCTAGTCGGAGAGTTCTTTGGTTGAAGTACCTGACGAGGTTGTGTGAATCTCTGCAACAGCTGTTGTACTCAGGTTCTTCTTTGCCTACTTAAAAACATTCTTGTCTTTTTAGGTTTTCAAATGTTTTTGTCATGATGTCACGGATGATGGGTTACTTCGAATGTTGCGGGTTATAAAGAAAGATCTCAAACCAGCCAGACACCAAGAAACAGACAGTGAGAACGAAGATGACGATGGCGAAGATGATGACATTCTTGACATTGAAGAAGCAGAGGAATCAGATGAAGCAGAGATGGATGGAACTGCGGAGAGTGATGGACATGCAGATGACTCAGAGACAGTAGTTGGTGTTGAGGGTGTTAGCTCAGAACTTCCTGAAGCTTCAGATGATGATTCTGATTGGGATGATGATGCAATGCTCCGCATGGACACCTCTATtgctaaatatttgaaggatagGAAGAACCAGGCTGGTAGTGAAACTGCTCATTCACAGCTTGCCCTCTTCAAGCTTCGTGTCCTCTCTTTGCTGGAGATTTACCTACATGAAAATCCAGGCAAGTCTTTTCTTTACTCACTAAGGGATGTGTGGTTGCTGGTTAGGAAGGGGgctatttatgtattaaaatTAACATAACTTATACTCCCCCTGGATCacagagtgtccacttagcccttcttatcaaatcaagaaagaattaaccttgtttttccAGATTTGCTCCTATTAAGATTTATGTGATTaaatcccaatacctatttaatgagggacagtttagtcaaattacctatttttctCTAGTagtagtattttcttaaggggtgtgcaaatgaataagtggacactctttttgatccggagggagtatcatGTTTGACCTTTAGAGGCCTAGCGTCGACTCGATATAATGTTGGTCTCACAATTGTTATATAGCATTTAGCATTCACTTTGTGTATCTTTCTGTGGCATGACATTCCTATCACACTCTTCTTTTCAGCCATCCTATTGTTGTTCTGCATGATGTCTTTGTTTGTGTCATTCTCCTAGAAGTggaaaataatcaaatattaCCTATGCTGAATATATCATGAAATAAAAGATGCACCGGCATACATTTTCTTATGGCTGAGTTTCATGATCTAAAGCTGTGGTTCCCCTTGTTTTAAGGACTGCAGCTACCCTAACGTGTTTCAATTGTTAGTTTTATCATGAACTCAACGGCACTGTTTGTTTGATCTTAATGATTCATTGAGGGGTGAATAGCTGTTTAAATTTTCCATTTTGCAGGGAAGCCACAGGTATTGAAAATATTCTCAAGCCTAGCTCAAGCATTTGTAAACCCGCACACTACGGAAGGTAACGAACAACTTGGCCAGCGAATTTGGGGAATTTTACAGAAGAAAATCTTCAAGGCAAAGGACTATCCAAGAGGCGAAGCCATCCAGTTCCCAGTGCTTAAGTCACTGTTGGAAAGGAACTTGGCGCTGTCTGCAAAacctttcaagaaaaagaaatctgCATCTGGCTTGTCAAAGAAAAAACTGTCTGCCGCCTTGAATAGATACAAAATGATTAATTCTCTTGCTCAGAGTTCAACATTTTGGATTCTGAAGATAATTGATGCTAAAAATCTTCCAGAGTCTGAGCTTCAGGAGGTTTTTCTTATATTCAGGGAAAAGCTGGAGGGCTACTTAGATAGTAAAAGTACTCGAATGAAGTGCGAGTTTCTAAAAGAAGTTTTTAAAAGACGACCATGGATTGGACATCACCTATTTGGGTTCCTTTTAGAGAAATGTGCTAGTGCGAAGCTACAGTTTCGACAAATTGAAGCTCTTGAGCTGGTTATTGAGGTTTTAAAATCGATTGTTTCTTCAAAGCCTGATGACAGCAGCTATCTTGCAAAGTTAGGCTGTCTTGTTAATGCGTTGTTGAAAAATATGCCCGATAAGGCATCAAGACGAGCTGATGTCCGGAAGTTCTGTGGCAAAGTCATTCAGGTTTTAACAGACCCTAATCCGAGAGCCTTGTTTCTTAGGGCTCTGGAACCTGATTGTGAAGCTCAGCTGACTGACATGTTTCCTGTTTTGAAAAAGTGAATGTCAGGGGAAGACATTTAACAAGGATTTATGAGAACATTCATTCGTATGTTGGGTTTTGCTCCAACCATAAGTTATTCGTGGGTTTTGTTACCGTTGGAATTTTCtgttttcaccaaaaaaaactTCTTTGGTTGTTGAGAAACTTATGGTACTAGCAGTTTTGGTAATATGTAGTCCTTCATAGTAATTGTAAAATCCAAATTTTTGGCATACGGAGCGCGAATTTACATCTCACCGTTGAATGATTCCACTTGTCATTCTTCACCTTTGATTCCATGTCATTGTAGATATTTGGATTACTTTAGAAGTTGGAATTTTGTTGAATCTGATTATCGAGTATTATATCAGCCAAAAAAACAAGAATCTGGCATCAAaggatttatttttttacttataaaAACTGTGGATCATACagttaagtcatcttcatcgtTGTGCTCGCGTAGGACTTTTGTTGGATAAGTTTttgttcgttttttttttttttttttttttcttaaataacaAAAAGTTAGCCCGAAACTGGGTGAGGGAGTGAGATCCCAAACAACATCTCCCGAAGAAATGCTAGAAGTTATGTGTGAATGTCATTCAAAGTGAGACTCTTGATTAAACGCCGGATTGGCTAACTCATCAGCAATCGAATTAGCCTCCTTGTAAATATGGGCAATAAAGTCTAGCTTATTGCATCAACTAATCAACACTTTAAGCAATCgctgctaaaaaaaaaaataaaaaaaaattgatttcaaGCTGTGGAGAACTATTCCATCGGAATTTCTTGTTTAGCTAGATCTTTTTATGATAaccaacacatttctttctttcttttttgttttagttgAAGCGGAAATACAATGTGTGGGCACAACCTCAAGGGGTAAACTATGTATTGagtttgccttttttttttttccttaaccgtTTGGTGTCGGAGACCTACTGATCAGACTAATCATGATTCACGTTGTATAGGAGTTCCACATAGGGGGATTAAGCTCTTTTTATCAAAGAGAACTCCATTTTTAATTGAGACTCATACCCCAAGACTTCAAATTAAGGACGATAAAACTTCTACTATATTCTACTACACTCATTGATGATATAGGTAAAAGATGTCTTCCAAGATCTAGTGTAAATTCAAATGGAATACTGTCCATATATTTTTACAAGTACATGTTTAAGAGATGCAGACAAAAAAATTAGACCGTCTCCATTTAAGTGGAACACATTAGTGAATTTTATCCACAAAAGAGATAGGGTAATTTTAACCATATGTGGCCTAAAGAATGTTCATTgggcacaattttttttttttaaatttaaaaaaaaaatttaaattattctaatgaaaataaaatgaatatcaagaaatatcgCAGCTCGCAGCCTTTTGATGGAGGAAGAACCGCGGCTATGGAATCAGCCGCTCTGCGGCCGCCGTTCAATTTCTTCAATCGGCAAACAAGGGGGAAGTCTGCCACACCAACCCTTGTATTCTAGATGgaaagaaaaagtcaaaagaaTGAATATCATGCTAGATGGAGATATCAACCATGAATTTTGCCATtcatgtttgttatgtttgttactttaattgttaatttagcaattgtTTTCACGGGTGTTGTCAAGTTAGATGGAAATGTTCACGAGACTTAATTCAGACGATTAAAGGTGTCAGTTTGATTACTTGAAAAGTTAGATAATTTAAAAGATAACTTAGactaaaatatttttgtatagACCCCCAACATCTAGATAATTTGAAGGGACATGTTTtagaataaaatatatttatatgttggaATTAATATTGTTCATCCATATTTAACAATTTCATCTGATTTATATTATCATTGTCTAAAGTTTTATACACAACTTTTATAAAAGATATTTAATATATCTTTTGTCATTCCTTAATATTACACTTAATtaaaagtacaacaacaacatactcagtgtaatTCTACAAGTGGAGTCTAGAGAGGATGAAAGTATTTTTGGATGTCTTGACAGGAGAAATCATTATTGGTTGGGCAAAGGGTCCAATTTACCCTTCAAGTATAATTTATAGCTTAAATTTTCCCTcctcaaagtttgggatcaaatttaccctccCCGTTAGATACTTGTTATATTTGTCCTTTGATGGATGGAAGTTCACATCATAGCAAAAAAATAGCGACATTGAATCCACATTAGACCCACGAAGGCAACTCATATCCAAGCCAATAAATCCATAAGCCGACCCGTATTCCCATCCCATAAATATTCTTTCAAtcctaattcttttttttttttcttcaaaaagagAGGGAATACAACCTGGATTGTTGTTCAACATAGTTGTGCTCGCGTAGGACTTTTGTAGGATAATAGAACTAGACACAAAGtctagttttttatttttattttttatttttaattttttaaagagaACTAAACCAATAAGAAACTAGCCCGAAACTAGGCTAGGAATGAGACCCCAGCAACATGTCCTGCAGCACGCGAAGAAATGCTAGATGGCACGTGTGCATGCCATTCAAAGCGAGACTCTTGACTAAACGCCAGTTTGACTAACCCATCAGCAACCGAATTAGCCTCCCTGTAAATATGGATCAACTAATCAACACTTTAAGCAAtcgccacaaaaaaaaaattgatgtcaAACTGTAGAGAACTATTCCATCGGAATTTCTTGTTTAGCTAGATCTTTGTATGATAACCAACACATTTCTTTcgttcttttttgttttagttaAAGCGGAAATACAGTGTGCAGGCACAACCTCAAGGGGTAAACTATGTATTGagtttgctatttttttttttccttttaagcaTTTGGTCTCGGAGACCTACTGATCAGACTAATCATGATTCATGTTGTATGGGAGTTCCACATAGGGGGATTAAGCTCTTTTTATCAAAGAGAACTCCATTTTTAATTGGGACTCGTACCCCGAGACTTCAAATTAAGGACGATAAAACTTCTACTATATTCTATTGCGCTCATCAATGATAACATATGTATTCACATAGGTAAAAGATGTCTTCCAAGATCTAAAATTCAAATGGAATACTATCCATATATTTTTACAGGTGCATGTTTAAGAGATGCAGAAAAATTACACCGTCTCCATTTAAGTGGAACACATTAGTGAATTTTATCCACAAAAGAGATAGGGTAATTTTAGCACTATGTGGCCTAAAGAATGTTCACTGggcacaatattttttttttaaaaaaacaaattaatttcTCACTTTGGTATTCGCTTTGGGCCCGACTAATTCGGATTCTAAATTAttctaatgaaaataaaatgaataccCAAAAATATCAATCATGAATTTGACATTCATGTTTGTTACCGTAAttgttaatttagcaattgtTTTCAATGGTGTTGCCAATTCAGATGGAAGTGTTCACAAAACTTAATTCAAACGATTAAAGGTGTCAATTTGATTACTTGAAAAGTTAGATAATTTAGACTAAAAAACTTTTGTATAGACCCCCAACATCTATAGATAATTTGAAAGGACATGTTTTAGAATAAAGTATTTTCATATGTTGGAATTAATATTGTTCATCCATGTTTAACAATTTCATCCGATTTATATTATCAATGTCCTAAAGTTTTATGCACAACTTTTATAAaagatatttaatatatattttgccATTCCTTAAATATTACACTTAATtaaaagtacaacaacaacatcctcagtgtaatttcacaagtaGGATCTGAAGAGAATGAGAGTATTTTTGGATGTCTTGACAAGAGAAATCATTATTGGTTTATATTTGTTTATATAGGTAAATGACCACCTTAGGGTAGTAAAGGAGAAGATTGACACGCCTCTTAACGTTCGGAAATTAAAGAGCCATATAACTCCGAATAATGGTCGAGATTCGAGAATAAAGGCCAATAAAAAAAGACAATACAtaacttattattatttttttttttaataacaataCCAGTAGTCTAAAACAAATACGCCTATAATTTGTCAAAAACTGATTAATACTTGGTAACGAAAAAGTGAAGGTTGGAAGCATCTAGAACGCTGGGACCTAATAGCTTTACAATGCGCCGTCACCCAGTCTATATTTTCTCTCAAACCCCTTGTACAAGAATAAAATCTAATTTACCCCTTTCATTTGCCTCCTCTctaaaaccctaaaccctaacaCACAATCAGGAATTAGTTTTCTTCCATTGTGTCTCCAATGGCGACTTTGATTGGATCTCTTCTTCGTCGCCGTGAGCTTACTACCTCTTCTTTCTCTGCCTATAAAATTGTGAgttctttttctccattttcatcCTGTTTTGTTTATGTTCTGTTATATTCTTGATATTCTAATATCTATAGCTGGTTATAGTATTGTAGGGTTGTATTACATTGAACAGAAAACATATGTGAGTTAAATCTTATACACTAGCAATGCTAGGTTGCGTAATATGTTGTAGCTGCCATATTGGGATAAAAAAGCATATGAGACCTAATTTTATTCCTGTAAAAAAAAGTTGTTCAATAAAAATTAGTATTAAGTTTCTACTTTTACAAACCAATAGATTCGTATTTGTTAGTGTATAATTCTATGTTAGATatattgcattttttttttttgaatttgactaATATATAGGTTGCTTAATATGTTCCAGCTGCCATAGCTTCCCTCTCAAATTAGGACAAGTCTTCGAGTTTAGATGttaggagaaaaataaagaaacctACAAAGGAAGGGTGAATAATGAATATCGACTAGTGTTGTTGATGGACTCGGTTAATAGTGGGTTATTTCCTGTCATTatgcttttgttttctttcaacaGTTTTGCCAATATGGAATGGGCTAGAATAGAGTAGAATGGATATAGAAGGTTCTTTGTATCTGACCCTATTGGTTTGGAGTTGAGGTTTAACTGATTTGTTTCTCATCTCCTAGCTTTTCAGTCTCTAACTTTTCTCTACCATTGGCTTGTGCAGTTGGCTTCCAACACCAAGCCTTCGTGGTGTCCATCAGAACTTGGTGCTAAATGGGCTAGTCTGGCTAGACCATTCAGGTATGCGGCTGGTAGCAATAGCATCGTTTTCTCCTTTCTATGTTGTTGTCTTGTATCTGTTTCTGTTTCAAGCTTATTTGCCTTTTGTTGCAGCTCTAAACCTGCTGGAAATGAAATTATTGGGATTGACTTGGGTACGACCAACTCTTGTGTTGCATTGATGGAGGGGAAGGTAAGGATTAGATTTGTTGAAATGCTGAACTTTTGTTGAGATCATTTTTGAGATATTGTAGGATGGCTTCAATGGACTATCTAACATCCCCTGATGTTCTTGTTAATGCAGAATCCTAAAGTCATTGAGAATGCTGAAGGGGCTAGAACAACTCCTTCTGTGGTTGCTTTTAACCAGAAGGGAGAACGGCTTGTTGGTACTCCAGCCAAGCGTCAGGCAGTTACCAATCCTGCAAACACTCTTTCCGGGACCAAGCGTCTAATTGGCAGACGCTTTGATGATCCTCAAACACAGAAGGAGATGAAGATGGTTCCTTACAAGATTGTGAGAGGCTCAAATGGAGATGCTTGGCTGGAAGCAAATGGACAACAATACTCTCCAAGCcagattggagcatttgttcTGACAAAGATGAAGGAAACTGCAGAAGCCTACCTAGGGAAATCTATTAATAAAGCTGTGATCACTGTTCCAGCTTATTTCAATGATGCTCAGAGGCAGGCGACAAAGGACGCTGGCCGAATTGCAGGTCTTGATGTGCAAAGGATTATTAATGAGCCTACTGCAGCTGCGCTCTCTTATGGTATGAACAACAAAGAAGGTCTTGTTGCTGTTTTTGATCTTGGCGGTGGAACGTTTGATGTTTCAATCCTTGAGATATCCAATGGGGTTTTTGAGGTAAGTAAAATTTGTGGTACTCTCTAAAGCTGAGCATCTTTTTGTGTTTTCCTGTCTAAACTCATATCTGTACTTACCTTCACTCAGGTCAAGGCAACCAACGGTGATACCTTTTTAGGTGGAGAGGATTTTGACAATACCTTGTTAGAATTTTTAGTTAGTGAGTTTAAGAGGACAGAGGGAATTGACCTATCAAAAGACCGGCTTGCCCTGCAAAGACTTCGAGAGGCAGCTGAGAAAGCTAAGATAGAGCTTTCATCAACATCTCAAACTGATATTAACTTGCCATTCATCACAGCCGATGCATCAGGGGCTAAACATCTTAATATCACACTGACAAGATCAAAATTTGAGGCATTGGTGAACGACTTAATTGAGAGGACAAGGAATCCTTGCAAGAATTGTTTGAAGGATGCCGGAGTATCTTTAAAAGATGTGGATGAGGTCCTGCTTGTTGGAGGTATGACA encodes:
- the LOC132064747 gene encoding rDNA transcriptional regulator pol5 isoform X1, whose translation is MFYCLWEVKVIPGYRDCRVDYIEQQTDGTIVCKGNIHSKVETDVGIMSMEMVGSEQSREKMKKDKKKRKAETDEPNTPSTSHKISINPMESKKQKRALDKERRRVESEKKVESKQKLMASSESRSNQRMEISPATSVLPEFHIGVFKDLAAAEASIREAAAHSLVAELLEVQKGYDSLENKEVVEGQFKLEAEKDDGLNNCAPSLRYAVRRLIRGVSSSRECARQGFALGMTVLVGAVPCIKVDALLKLIVELLEFSSSMKGQDIKDCLLGRLFAYGAIARSGRLTLEWTADKNTPYIKEFVGSLVSLAAKKTYLQEPAVSIILELVDKLPVEVSLNHVLEAPGLKEWFEGATEVGNPDALLLALTIREKTGVDNKVFGKLLPFPYSPSRLFTVENLSLLSNCLKESHFCQPRTHSIWYSLVNILLPENVLQDIDPSVALSSVKKHKKARKGNSAEEDIEKNLKNFCEVIIEGSLLPSSHNCKNLAFNVLLLLLPKLPASCIYNVLSYKVVQCLKDVLSAKDTNLFKAGQHFLREFSEWVKHDDVRRVAVIMALQKHSNGKFDCVTRSKTVKELMSEFKTESGCMLLIQNLVDMFLDETHASEEPSDQSQTTDDNSEIGSLEDKDSIGALGTPDFLKAWVIESLPNCLKHLTLDTNARFRVQREILKFLAVQGLFSSTLGTEVTSFELEEKFRWPKSAISSALCRTCIEQLQLLLSNAQKGEGPQVVASGLEANDLGAYFMRFLTTLRNIPSVSLFRSLSDDDEEAIKKLQSMESQLSRQERNLGPSIENNKFHSMRYLLIQLLLQVLLRPQEFSEAASELVICCTKAFQSSDLASTEEDETDGDDAPECMDVLVDTMLSLLPQSSAPMRTAIEQVFKCFCHDVTDDGLLRMLRVIKKDLKPARHQETDSENEDDDGEDDDILDIEEAEESDEAEMDGTAESDGHADDSETVVGVEGVSSELPEASDDDSDWDDDAMLRMDTSIAKYLKDRKNQAGSETAHSQLALFKLRVLSLLEIYLHENPGKPQVLKIFSSLAQAFVNPHTTEGNEQLGQRIWGILQKKIFKAKDYPRGEAIQFPVLKSLLERNLALSAKPFKKKKSASGLSKKKLSAALNRYKMINSLAQSSTFWILKIIDAKNLPESELQEVFLIFREKLEGYLDSKSTRMKCEFLKEVFKRRPWIGHHLFGFLLEKCASAKLQFRQIEALELVIEVLKSIVSSKPDDSSYLAKLGCLVNALLKNMPDKASRRADVRKFCGKVIQVLTDPNPRALFLRALEPDCEAQLTDMFPVLKK
- the LOC132064747 gene encoding rDNA transcriptional regulator pol5 isoform X2 — protein: MSMEMVGSEQSREKMKKDKKKRKAETDEPNTPSTSHKISINPMESKKQKRALDKERRRVESEKKVESKQKLMASSESRSNQRMEISPATSVLPEFHIGVFKDLAAAEASIREAAAHSLVAELLEVQKGYDSLENKEVVEGQFKLEAEKDDGLNNCAPSLRYAVRRLIRGVSSSRECARQGFALGMTVLVGAVPCIKVDALLKLIVELLEFSSSMKGQDIKDCLLGRLFAYGAIARSGRLTLEWTADKNTPYIKEFVGSLVSLAAKKTYLQEPAVSIILELVDKLPVEVSLNHVLEAPGLKEWFEGATEVGNPDALLLALTIREKTGVDNKVFGKLLPFPYSPSRLFTVENLSLLSNCLKESHFCQPRTHSIWYSLVNILLPENVLQDIDPSVALSSVKKHKKARKGNSAEEDIEKNLKNFCEVIIEGSLLPSSHNCKNLAFNVLLLLLPKLPASCIYNVLSYKVVQCLKDVLSAKDTNLFKAGQHFLREFSEWVKHDDVRRVAVIMALQKHSNGKFDCVTRSKTVKELMSEFKTESGCMLLIQNLVDMFLDETHASEEPSDQSQTTDDNSEIGSLEDKDSIGALGTPDFLKAWVIESLPNCLKHLTLDTNARFRVQREILKFLAVQGLFSSTLGTEVTSFELEEKFRWPKSAISSALCRTCIEQLQLLLSNAQKGEGPQVVASGLEANDLGAYFMRFLTTLRNIPSVSLFRSLSDDDEEAIKKLQSMESQLSRQERNLGPSIENNKFHSMRYLLIQLLLQVLLRPQEFSEAASELVICCTKAFQSSDLASTEEDETDGDDAPECMDVLVDTMLSLLPQSSAPMRTAIEQVFKCFCHDVTDDGLLRMLRVIKKDLKPARHQETDSENEDDDGEDDDILDIEEAEESDEAEMDGTAESDGHADDSETVVGVEGVSSELPEASDDDSDWDDDAMLRMDTSIAKYLKDRKNQAGSETAHSQLALFKLRVLSLLEIYLHENPGKPQVLKIFSSLAQAFVNPHTTEGNEQLGQRIWGILQKKIFKAKDYPRGEAIQFPVLKSLLERNLALSAKPFKKKKSASGLSKKKLSAALNRYKMINSLAQSSTFWILKIIDAKNLPESELQEVFLIFREKLEGYLDSKSTRMKCEFLKEVFKRRPWIGHHLFGFLLEKCASAKLQFRQIEALELVIEVLKSIVSSKPDDSSYLAKLGCLVNALLKNMPDKASRRADVRKFCGKVIQVLTDPNPRALFLRALEPDCEAQLTDMFPVLKK
- the LOC132064748 gene encoding heat shock 70 kDa protein, mitochondrial; this encodes MATLIGSLLRRRELTTSSFSAYKILASNTKPSWCPSELGAKWASLARPFSSKPAGNEIIGIDLGTTNSCVALMEGKNPKVIENAEGARTTPSVVAFNQKGERLVGTPAKRQAVTNPANTLSGTKRLIGRRFDDPQTQKEMKMVPYKIVRGSNGDAWLEANGQQYSPSQIGAFVLTKMKETAEAYLGKSINKAVITVPAYFNDAQRQATKDAGRIAGLDVQRIINEPTAAALSYGMNNKEGLVAVFDLGGGTFDVSILEISNGVFEVKATNGDTFLGGEDFDNTLLEFLVSEFKRTEGIDLSKDRLALQRLREAAEKAKIELSSTSQTDINLPFITADASGAKHLNITLTRSKFEALVNDLIERTRNPCKNCLKDAGVSLKDVDEVLLVGGMTRVPKVQEIVSQIFGKSPSKGVNPDEAVAMGAALQGGILRGDVKELLLLDVTPLSLGIETLGGIFTRLINRNTTIPTKKSQVFSTAADNQTQVGIKVLQGEREMASDNKLLGEFELVGIPPAPRGMPQIEVTFDIDANGMVTVSAKDKATSKEQQISIRSSGGLSEDEIDKMVREAEMHAQKDQERKTLIDLRNSADTTIYSIEKSLNEYREKVPQEVVTTIETAVSDLRAAMGTENIDDIKSKLDAANKAVSKIGEHMAGGSSSGGASGGSQGGDQQPPEAEYEEVKK